The proteins below are encoded in one region of Helicoverpa armigera isolate CAAS_96S chromosome 11, ASM3070526v1, whole genome shotgun sequence:
- the LOC110372003 gene encoding glutamic acid-rich protein, which yields MQRTRIPSPARSQGATATPRRKKARSSRSLCSPALSTASGRLTSLIDQFKDKNMESFALSPLNGRSVLNDNTDIDEPRRKSWWKKLDDNSRDVLEVLEDNRLSDANNVVEDLIDVDILSQEKKNYTLDLPESSDNESIHSIVLPQRRLFTQKENLPQKKFVQLIDNRESLAKLHKPNTTTTEKTVNVGTRELFQNKLSKPIFAAALLNISPNKTAADKTKENVLIEPRPPVRSIFGNRPANKRKNMFADFVVSESEDEIPEIQPKVFGFQKKLEQRRISSKGSPTSSITTDMEMDDWRMLPSSTMVENQIEDMMGGNTPVKRARLSKLSEAKESDAGTNTLQTNTTADKTKQSNKSASSRNKSKASPEIRNVSLNNSRTTRSMLKNASIIEENANISSKQKSKANKSQTKTAKSDSNKSTLKVHNKPSTDDIEENEVDDENNLTLRYENDENEINEEATTITKDNREVQMNKSKNNKSTLSNKSIQKATKPAKIVEESVDSQNELYSADDNVDGNVEQDPTFRDKTEKSKEEISQEIEADMAEVSKENVADQSEVDEANVSQDNDDEQNVSIEANESQEVENEENERRKMTVKKRIMRSRNQIRSKSSENHQKEESREVENDEEKESQEIENDDEQEQIESDAEVNQSEEIDNDEQMDNSDEDDKAIASDPEISEQDDDFDQADAMEVDDDDQQESDHDQSHQEERQNEVEPSTEEIAESPDVTHDTTGRHRKKHLNKSPEVIRHDKTNQMDSFTATGRNTSVRKTKSMIKNLHIRPSLAPPRNSTGFSDGTTNSSAEGSGWDSHRTTRKTLRQTFGKDFTPRKSLRALVMEKSAKRQTEHLDMHSETVKFPQANSTELPEISNRDDVEDFVESDHEVSMRTRQTTLEMYLEKIKQQNNEKKAKMQELVRNSLNKVPVRDPLNMFKVPNKPAPRRPKPSQAKPKKQFSSIIAFDNLPPELKEDLKYKPPKRFQPSNASWITKRLYKFLETKLEPKYDYKARVRSEKLVETIYHFTKDLRRHTVAPTDAVDVLKQELARLDVVSTHFEFYEFFHDFMPREVRIKVVPDIVNKIPLPRHGVFSKIIRGNTP from the exons atgcaaagaaCTAGGATACCATCTCCCGCGCGTTCTCAGGGTGCTACCGCCACTCCAAGACGCAAAAAGGCGCGGAGTAGCCGGAGTCTATGCTCTCCAGCGCTGTCTACAGCTTCAGGAAGGCTGACGTCACTCATAGACCAGTTCAAAGACAAGAACATGGAGTCTTTTGCCCTGTCTCCGTTGAACGGCAGATCTGTGCTCAATGATAATACTGATATTGATGAACCTAGGC GCAAAAGTTGGTGGAAGAAATTAGATGACAACTCTCGAGATGTTCTGGAAGTATTAGAAGATAATAGGTTGTCTGATGCCAACAATGTTGTTGAAGACTTAATTGATGTTGATATTTTGAG CCAAGAGAAAAAGAACTACACCCTTGATTTACCAGAGAGCAGTGACAATGAATCAATCCACAGCATTGTACTCCCACAAAGGAGATTATTCACGCAAAAAGAAAACCTACCACAAAAGAAGTTTGTCCAACTTATCGATAACAGAGAATCCTTGGCCAAACTACATAAACCTAACACCACAACTACTGAAAAGACAGTTAATGTTGGAACTCGAgagttatttcaaaataagcTATCCAAACCAATATTTGCAGCTGCTTTACTTAACATATCCCCAAATAAAACAGCAGCGGACAAAACTAAAGAAAATGTGCTAATAGAACCTAGACCACCTGTCAGAAGTATCTTTGGCAATAGACCAgcaaataaaagaaagaatatGTTCGCTGATTTTGTTGTGTCGGAAAGTGAGGATGAGATACCTGAAATTCAACCCAAAGTATTTGGTTTCCAAAAGAAACTTGAACAGAGAAGAATAAGCTCTAAAGGTTCTCCAACCTCAAGTATTACTACAGACATGGAGATGGATGATTGGAGAATGTTGCCCTCATCCACAATGGTTGAAAATCAAATAGAGGACATGATGGGAGGTAACACACCTGTGAAACGAGCTAGACTTAGCAAACTATCAGAAGCTAAGGAGTCTGATGCAGGAACTAATACTCTGCAAACAAATACAACTGCGGATAAAACGAAACAATCCAATAAATCAGCTTCTTCTAGAAATAAGTCTAAAGCTTCACCAGAAATAAGAAATGTGTCACTCAATAATTCTAGAACTACAAGAAGCATGCTGAAGAATGCCTCTATCATTGAGGAAAATGCAAACATATCTTCAAAACAAAAGTCTAAAGCAAATAAATCTCAAactaaaacagctaaaagtgaTTCAAATAAAAGCACCCTCAAAGTACATAACAAACCTAGTACTGACGATATAGAAGAAAACGAGGTAGATGATGAAAATAACCTCACATTGCGATACgaaaatgatgaaaatgaaattaacgAAGAAGCAACCACCATAACAAAAGACAACCGAGAAGTACAAATGAACAAGTCAAAGAATAACAAATCTACTTTATCAAACAAATCAATACAAAAGGCAACAAAGCCTGCTAAAATAGTTGAAGAATCTGTTGACTCTCAAAATGAACTGTATTCTGCAGATGATAATGTTGACGGTAATGTAGAACAGGACCCAACATTCCGCGATAAAACCGAGAAATCTAAGGAAGAAATTAGTCAAGAAATAGAAGCTGACATGGCTGAAGTTAGTAAAGAAAATGTAGCTGACCAAAGTGAAGTTGACGAAGCTAATGTTAGtcaagataatgatgatgaacaaAATGTGAGTATAGAGGCCAATGAGAGTCAAGAAGTTGAGAATGAGGAAAATGAAAGAAGAAAGATGACAGTGAAGAAAAGAATAATGCGA AGTCGAAATCAGATAAGATCAAAATCATCAGAAAATCATCAGAAAGAGGAAAGTCGAGAAGTGGAGAATGACGAAGAAAAAGAAAGTCAGGAAATTGAAAATGATGATGAACAAGAACAGATTGAAAGTGATGCAGAAGTTAACCAAAGTGAAGAAATTGATAATGACGAGCAAATGGACAACAGTGATGAAGATGATAAGGCTATCGCAAGTGATCCAGAGATATCCGAACAGGATGATGACTTTGATCAGGCTGATGCAATGgaagttgatgatgatgatcaacaAGAATCTGATCATGATCAAAGTCATCAAGAAGAACGACAGAACGAAGTAGAACCAAGTACAGAAGAAATCGCTGAATCTCCTGACGTAACTCATGACACTACTGGAAGACATAGAAAGAAGCATTTGAACAAATCTCCAGAAGTGATTCGACACGACAAAACTAACCAAATGGATTCCTTCACCGCCACGGGCCGTAATACCAGTGTTAGAAAAACTAAGAGCATGATCAAAAATCTACACATCAGACCAAGTTTAGCGCCTCCGAGGAATAGTACAGGATTTTCTGACGGTACTACGAATTCTAGCGCTGAAGGATCCGGTTGGGACTCACATAGGACTACCCGCAAAACACTCAGACAAACATTTGGTAAAGATTTTACACCTAGGAAATCTTTGAGAGCTCTAGTTATGGAGAAATCAGCTAAAAGGCAAACGGAACATTTAGATATGCATTCGGAAACAGTGAAGTTCCCTCAAGCCAATTCTACTGAGTTGCCGGAAATTTCGAATCGTGATGATGTTGAAGATTTTGTGGAGTCCGACCATGAAGTGTCGATGCGAACGCGCCAGACCACGCTAGAAATGTATTTGGAGAAAATTAAGCAACAAAATAATGAGAAGAAAGCTAAAATG CAGGAATTAGTGAGAAATTCCCTCAACAAGGTTCCTGTGAGAGACCCACTAAACATGTTCAAAGTGCCCAACAAGCCAGCTCCGCGTCGCCCCAAACCTTCACAAGCCAAGCCTAAGAAACAGTTCTCATCTATCATAGCTTTCGACAATTTGCCGCCCGAGCTGAAAGAAGATCTGAAATATAAGCCCCCAAAGAGGTTCCAGCCTAGTAATGCGTCGTGGATTACGAAGAGACTGTATAAATTCTTGGAGACTAAGTTGGAGcctaa ATACGACTACAAAGCGCGGGTTCGCTCAGAAAAGCTAGTGGAAACCATCTACCACTTCACCAAGGACTTGCGCCGACACACGGTAGCTCCCACCGATGCTGTCGATGTGCTCAAACAAGAGCTCGCGCGGTTGGACGTCGTGAGCACACACTTCGAGTTCTACGAGTTCTTCCATGACTTTATGCCGAGGGAAGTTAGGATTAAG GTTGTACCAGACATAGTGAACAAAATACCTCTTCCGCGGCACGGAGTGTTTTCTAAGATCATTCGTGGCAACACACCATGA
- the LOC110371984 gene encoding drebrin-like protein yields MAINLDKHKQALISGWKDVLDEKSDTNWALFGYDGQSNDLKFIDKGDGGLDELIDEFNSGKIQYAFLKVDQPNGSISKFVLINWQGEGAPTVRKGTCANHIKHVANFFTGFHLTMHARTEDDLDEKLIQDKLAKAGSAFNFKSSRPEELPPSGPIGTVYQKVNPVQEINSKERDQFWLKEEQEEKKRVEAEKKRRDEEKRKAEELARRRDELEAERRAKAEQEKPVTPEAPVASGVSASEALRRQRSAEARQLIGASTAAARALFQQNLAQGQLNVTRSNSNTPEKPVRSSVIAQRINTFTQAQSPQPSPIKSPTKLEPKTIPIPETEDEEPPKTSPLKNIDKIKMSLESPSQIQYEPIIDPADLSPSTENESRSFSAVNYAETKENAYRDIEPKQSEPMIKQNILENDMFDASYSSSNENDDDDSDNKFSTIKRSPYSKNNIADENERELTRQNTVIENVNFKKETNGTTLDDVSPEGLDDEGAIYEDLDDDPGLTARALYDYQAADESEITFDPGDIITHIEQIDAGWWQGLGPHGVFGLFPANYVELLPCQPR; encoded by the exons atggCCATAAATTTAGATAAACACAAGCAGGCGTTGATCTCTGGGTGGAAGGACGTATTAGACGAGAAAAGCGATACCAACTG GGCCTTATTTGGTTACGATGGGCAATCAAATGACTTAAAGTTTATCGACAAAGGAGATGGCGGTTTAGACGAGTTGATCGACGAGTTTAACAGTGGGAAGATACAGTATGCATTCCTCAAAGTTGACCAACCAAATGGAAGCATATCTAAGTTTGTGCTTATCAACTGGCAA GGAGAAGGTGCGCCAACAGTTCGCAAAGGTACATGCGCGAATCACATAAAGCATGTCGCTAATTTCTTCACGGGTTTCCACTTAACCATGCATGCGAGAACCGAAGACGATTTGGATGAAAAACTCATTCAGGATAAGTTGGCGAAAGCTGGGTCGGCGTTCAACTTCAAATCCAGTCGACCTGAGGAGTTGCCGCCCAGTGGACCTATTGGAACTGTGTATCAGAAGGTCAATCCAG TACAAGAAATAAATTCTAAAGAAAGGGACCAGTTCTGGCTGAAGGAGGAACAAGAAGAGAAGAAGCGAGTGGAAGCTGAGAAAAAGCGAAGAGACGAG GAGAAGAGGAAAGCAGAGGAACTGGCGAGGAGACGAGACGAGCTTGAAGCCGAGAGGAGAGCTAAAGCCGAACAAGAGAA GCCCGTAACCCCCGAGGCACCAGTGGCGTCAGGCGTGAGTGCGAGCGAGGCGCTGCGGCGGCAGCGCTCGGCGGAGGCGCGGCAGCTCATCGGCGCCTCCACCGCCGCCGCGCGGGCGCTGTTCCAGCAGAACCTGGCGCAGGGACAGCTCAACGTCACCAG ATCAAACTCAAATACCCCAGAAAAGCCAGTGCGCAGTTCGGTTATAGCGCAACGCATAAACACATTCACACAAGCGCAATCCCCCCAGCCGTCCCCCATTAAATCCCCCACCAAGTTGGAACCGAAAACGATACCGATACCAGAGACCGAAGACGAGGAACCGCCAAAAACCAGCCCTCTGAAAAACATAGATAAGATCAAAATGAGCCTAGAAAGTCCTTCTCAGATACAGTATGAACCAATCATAGACCCGGCAGATTTAAGCCCGTCAACAGAAAATGAAAGTCGTTCATTCAGTGCAGTAAATTACGCAGAAACTAAAGAGAATGCCTACAGAGATATCGAACCGAAACAAAGCGAGCCTATGATTAAacagaatattctagaaaatgATATGTTTGATGCTTCTTACTCAAGTTCGAacgaaaatgatgatgatgacagtgaTAATAAGTTCAGTACGATTAAAAGGTCTCCTTATAGTAAGAATAATATTGCCGATGAAAATGAACGGGAGTTGACGAGGCAGAATACggttattgaaaatgttaattttaagaaGGAGACTAATGGAACTACTCTAGATG ATGTATCACCGGAAGGCCTGGATGACGAGGGCGCGATATACGAGGACCTGGACGATGACCCCGGACTCACCGCAAGAGCGCTCTACGACTACCAAGCGG CCGACGAGTCAGAGATTACATTCGACCCCGGCGATATAATCACTCACATAGAACAGATAGACGCGGGCTGGTGGCAGGGGCTCGGACCCCACGGGGTCTTCGGCCTGTTCCCAGCCAACTACGTAGAGTTACTGCCTTGTCAACCCCGTTAG